From the Vibrio tubiashii ATCC 19109 genome, the window GTAGCTCTTCATCGTCAACCATGTCACATTTGTTCATGAATACGATGATGTATGGGATACCAACCTGACGGCCTAGTAGGATGTGCTCACGAGTTTGTGGCATTGGGCCATCTGTCGCAGCAACAACTAGGATACCACCGTCCATCTGTGCAGCACCTGTGATCATGTTTTTAACATAATCCGCGTGTCCTGGACAGTCTACGTGTGCGTAGTGACGAGTTGGAGTGTCGTACTCAACGTGAGAAGTTGCGATTGTGATACCGCGCTCACGCTCTTCTGGAGCGTTATCGATAGATGCGAAGTCTTTCGCTTCACCGCCGTACACTTTTGAAAGAGTAGTACAGATTGCAGCAGTTAGAGTTGTTTTACCGTGGTCAACGTGGCCGATAGTACCAACGTTAACGTGCGGTTTAGTACGTTCAAATTTTTCTTTAGACACGATCGTGTTCCTTCCTAGTTATGATTCGCCACGATCCGAATTGATCGAGACGCGCCAGAATTTGCTATTTTATGCGCCAACGCATGTCAGCGCAATATTTGGACGCATTGATCTTTAAAAAAAGCTAGACTTTTTTTCAGTTCAAGGCGTTTATACGTAACCACGGTCCGCCATGATTTTATCTGCAAAGTTTTTCGGTACTTCAGCGTACTCGTTAAACTCCATAGAGTAAGACGCACGGCCTTGAGTTGCAGAGCGGAGATCAGTTGCGTAACCAAACATCTCAGATAGTGGTACTTGAGCGCGGATGATCTTAATACCAGCCACACCATCGTCCATACCTTCGATCATACCGCGACGGCGGTTCAGGTCACCAACAACATCACCCATCCAATCTTCAGGAGTGGTTACTTCAACATTCATCATTGGCTCAAGAAGAACAGGCTGTGCTTCTAATGAACCCTTCTTGAATGCCATCGAGCCAGCGATCTTAAACGCCATCTCGTTAGAGTCAACATCGTGGTAAGAACCATCAAACAGAGTGGCTTTAATATCTAGTACAGGATAACCCGCTAGAACACCGCTGTTCATTTGCTCTTCGATACCTTTCGCTACCGAGCTGATGTATTCCTTAGGAACAACACCACCCACAATTTCGTCAACAAAGACAAAACCTTCGCCAGGTTCAGATGGCTCCAGTTTGATCCATACGTGACCATACTGACCACGACCACCAGATTGACGTACAAATTTACCTTCAACTTCCGCGCTGCCACGGATTGTTTCACGGTACGCAACCTGAGGTTTACCAACATTACAGTCAACGCTGAATTCACGTTTCATACGATCAACGATGATATCTAGGTGAAGCTCACCCATACCAGAGATCAGAGTCTGACCTGTTTCGTCGTCCGTTTCTACGCGGAATGATGGATCTTCTGCCGCTAGTTTACCTAGTGCAATACCCATCTTCTCTTGATCGGCAACAGAGCGAGGCTCTACCGCGATCTGAATTACCGGATCAGGGAACTCCATGCGTTCCAGAATCACTTTGTGGTTCTGATCACATAGCGTGTCACCTGTTGTCACGTCTTTAAGGCCGATTGCTGCTGCAATATCGCCCGCGCGAACTTCTTTAATTTCGTCACGCTTGTTTGAGTGCATCTGTACGATACGACCAAAGCGTTCTTTCTTCTGCTTCACAGAGTTGTAGACTGCGTCGCCAGAGTTCACCACACCAGAGTAAACACGCATAAAGGTCAGCGTACCTACGAATGGGTCAGTTGCGATCTTGAATGCTAATGCTGAGAATGGTTCGTTGTCGTCGGCATGACGCTCAACTTCTTTCTCGTTGTCATCCACACCTTTAATCGCTGGAACGTCGATTGGTGATGGTAAGAATTCAACCACTGCATCGAGTACCGCTTGAACACCTTTGTTCTTGAACGCACTACCACAAGTAGCTAGTACGATTTCGTTATTTAGTGTGCGTGTACGCAGTGCTTGCTTGATTTCAGCTTCTGTTAGTTCGCCTTCTTCAAGATACTTGTCCATTAGCTCTTCGCTAGCTTCTGCCGCTGACTCAACTAAGTTGTTGTGCCACTCTTCAGCAAGCTCTTGCATGTCTGCTGGAATATCTTCGTAAGTGAAAGTTGTACCTTGGTCAGCTTCACTCCAGTTGATCATTTTCATCTTGATTAGGTCAATAACACCCTTGAAGTCATCTTCCGCACCAACGTTAAGTTGGATAGGAACAGGGTTCGCACCAAGACGGTTTTTGATTTGATCAACAACGCGTAGGAAGTCAGCACCTGCACGGTCCATTTTGTTAACAAATACCATACGAGGAACGTGGTACTTGTCAGCTTGACGCCATACAGTTTCAGATTGAGGTTCAACACCCGATGAACCACAGAACACAACAACGGCACCATCAAGTACGCGCAGTGAACGCTCTACTTCGATCGTGAAATCAACGTGTCCAGGAGTATCGATAATGTTGATGCGGTGGTCTTGGAATTGTGCATCCATACCACGCCAGAAAGTAGTGGTTGCCGCAGAGGTGATTGTGATACCACGCTCTTGCTCCTGCTCCATCCAGTCCATGGTAGCAGCGCCATCGTGAACTTCACCGATTTTATGAGAAAGACCAGTATAGAACAGAATACGTTCACTTGTGGTTGTTTTACCTGCGTCTACGTGAGCGACGATACCAATATTACGGTAGCGCTCAATAGGTGTTTTACGAGCCACGATTGAATCCTCTTGAATTAGGGACTATTGCTATTTCTAGGCAGTTTTTATCCATAATAGACCAATTTTCACAGGCCCTAGATATAGCAATAGTTCCTAGGCTTGCGCATAGGAACTAGAGTAGCGCCGCGAGGGTTCCCGCGGCACTGAAAGGTATTACCAACGGTAATGTGCGAACGCTTTGTTTGCGTCAGCCATGCGGTGAACGTCTTCACGTTTCTTAACCGCAGTACCTTTGTTCTCAGACGCGTCTAGCATTTCAGCAGCTAGGCGTTGAGCCATAGATTTTTCACCACGCTTGCGCGCAGCTTCAACCAACCAACGCATAGCAAGTGCGTTACGGCGAACCGGACGTACTTCTACAGGTACTTGGTAAGTTGAACCACCTACACGGCGAGATTTAACCTCTACCGCTGGGCGAACATTTTCAAGAGCTTCTTCAAATACAGCTAAGTGATCTTTACCAGATTTCTCAGCCATTGCATCTAGTGCAGTGTAAACAATTTTCTCTGCAGTAGATTTCTTACCGTCAACCATTAGGATGTTAACGAATTTTGCCAGCAGTTCAGATTTGAACTTTGGATCTGGAAGGATCTTACGCTGACCGATGACGCGACGACGTGGCATGGATTTTCTCCGTTGTCTTCTTCAGGTTATCCAAAACTTTTCAGTTTCTTCAAAAATTAAAAATAATTTAGTGTTTGGCCTTACTTAACGGATACCATTAAGATTTTGGACGCTTAACACCGTACTTAGAACGACCTTGCTTACGGTCGTTAACGCCAGCACAGTCTAGTGCGCCGCGAACTGTGTGGTAACGTACACCCGGAAGGTCTTTTACACGACCGCCACGGATTAGAACAACTGAGTGCTCTTGAAGGTTGTGACCTTCACCACCGATGTACGAAGTCACTTCGAAGCCGTTCGTT encodes:
- the fusA gene encoding elongation factor G, which codes for MARKTPIERYRNIGIVAHVDAGKTTTSERILFYTGLSHKIGEVHDGAATMDWMEQEQERGITITSAATTTFWRGMDAQFQDHRINIIDTPGHVDFTIEVERSLRVLDGAVVVFCGSSGVEPQSETVWRQADKYHVPRMVFVNKMDRAGADFLRVVDQIKNRLGANPVPIQLNVGAEDDFKGVIDLIKMKMINWSEADQGTTFTYEDIPADMQELAEEWHNNLVESAAEASEELMDKYLEEGELTEAEIKQALRTRTLNNEIVLATCGSAFKNKGVQAVLDAVVEFLPSPIDVPAIKGVDDNEKEVERHADDNEPFSALAFKIATDPFVGTLTFMRVYSGVVNSGDAVYNSVKQKKERFGRIVQMHSNKRDEIKEVRAGDIAAAIGLKDVTTGDTLCDQNHKVILERMEFPDPVIQIAVEPRSVADQEKMGIALGKLAAEDPSFRVETDDETGQTLISGMGELHLDIIVDRMKREFSVDCNVGKPQVAYRETIRGSAEVEGKFVRQSGGRGQYGHVWIKLEPSEPGEGFVFVDEIVGGVVPKEYISSVAKGIEEQMNSGVLAGYPVLDIKATLFDGSYHDVDSNEMAFKIAGSMAFKKGSLEAQPVLLEPMMNVEVTTPEDWMGDVVGDLNRRRGMIEGMDDGVAGIKIIRAQVPLSEMFGYATDLRSATQGRASYSMEFNEYAEVPKNFADKIMADRGYV
- the rpsG gene encoding 30S ribosomal protein S7, which encodes MPRRRVIGQRKILPDPKFKSELLAKFVNILMVDGKKSTAEKIVYTALDAMAEKSGKDHLAVFEEALENVRPAVEVKSRRVGGSTYQVPVEVRPVRRNALAMRWLVEAARKRGEKSMAQRLAAEMLDASENKGTAVKKREDVHRMADANKAFAHYRW
- the rpsL gene encoding 30S ribosomal protein S12; its protein translation is MATINQLVRKPRAKQVVKSNVPALEACPQKRGVCTRVYTTTPKKPNSALRKVCRVRLTNGFEVTSYIGGEGHNLQEHSVVLIRGGRVKDLPGVRYHTVRGALDCAGVNDRKQGRSKYGVKRPKS